A region of Arabidopsis thaliana chromosome 5, partial sequence DNA encodes the following proteins:
- the BHLH101 gene encoding basic helix-loop-helix (bHLH) DNA-binding superfamily protein (BHLH101; FUNCTIONS IN: DNA binding, sequence-specific DNA binding transcription factor activity; INVOLVED IN: regulation of transcription; LOCATED IN: nucleus; EXPRESSED IN: root, leaf; EXPRESSED DURING: LP.04 four leaves visible; CONTAINS InterPro DOMAIN/s: Helix-loop-helix DNA-binding domain (InterPro:IPR001092), Helix-loop-helix DNA-binding (InterPro:IPR011598); BEST Arabidopsis thaliana protein match is: basic helix-loop-helix (bHLH) DNA-binding superfamily protein (TAIR:AT3G56970.1); Has 1807 Blast hits to 1807 proteins in 277 species: Archae - 0; Bacteria - 0; Metazoa - 736; Fungi - 347; Plants - 385; Viruses - 0; Other Eukaryotes - 339 (source: NCBI BLink).), with amino-acid sequence MCTLTPMFPSKQQEWYSASTMEYPWLQSQVHSFSPTLHFPSFLHPLDDSKSHNINLHHMSLSHSNNTNSNNNNYQEEDRGAVVLEKKLNHNASERDRRRKLNALYSSLRALLPLSDQKRKLSIPMTVARVVKYIPEQKQELQRLSRRKEELLKRISRKTHQEQLRNKAMMDSIDSSSSQRIAANWLTDTEIAVQIATSKWTSVSDMLLRLEENGLNVISVSSSVSSTARIFYTLHLQMRGDCKVRLEELINGMLLGLRQS; translated from the exons atgtgtacCTTAACGCCAATGTTTCCAAGTAAGCAGCAAGAATGGTACTCTGCTTCAACAATGGAGTATCCATGGCTGCAGTCTCAAGTTCATTCCTTTTCACCTACtctccattttccttccttcCTTCATCCTTTAGATGATTCCAAGAGCCATAACATCAATCTTCATCATATGAGTCTTAGTCACAGCAATAATACTAACAGTAACAATAACAattatcaagaagaagatcgaggAGCGGtggttttggagaagaaactgaaTCACAACGCAAGCGAACGAGACCGCCGTAGAAAACTTAACGCCTTGTACTCTTCACTTCGTGCTCTCTTGCCTCTTTCTGATCAAAAG AGGAAGCTGAGCATTCCTATGACGGTAGCGAGAGTAGTGAAATACATACCAGAGCAGAAGCAAGAACTTCAACGTTTGTCTCGGAGAAAAGAAGAGCTCTTGAAGAGGATCTCGAGAAAAACTCACCAAGAGCAGCTGAGAAACAAAGCAATGATGGACTCAatagattcttcttcctctcaacgGATCGCAGCAAATTGGCTCACTGACACAGAGATTGCTGTCCAGATTGCTACGTCGAAATGGACATCTGTTTCAGACATGTTGCTTAGGTTAGAAGAAAACGGGCTTAATGTCATAAGCGTCTCTTCTTCCGTTTCTTCCACCGCAAGGATCTTCTACACTCTACATCTTCAG ATGAGAGGAGATTGCAAAGTGAGACTGGAGGAACTCATCAATGGTATGCTCTTGGGATTACGCCAATCATAA
- the BHLH101 gene encoding basic helix-loop-helix (bHLH) DNA-binding superfamily protein has protein sequence MCTLTPMFPSKQQEWYSASTMEYPWLQSQVHSFSPTLHFPSFLHPLDDSKSHNINLHHMSLSHSNNTNSNNNNYQEEDRGAVVLEKKLNHNASERDRRRKLNALYSSLRALLPLSDQKRKLSIPMTVARVVKYIPEQKQELQRLSRRKEELLKRISRKTHQEQLRNKAMMDSIDSSSSQRIAANWLTDTEIAVQIATSKWTSVSDMLLRLEENGLNVISVSSSVSSTARIFYTLHLQVLV, from the exons atgtgtacCTTAACGCCAATGTTTCCAAGTAAGCAGCAAGAATGGTACTCTGCTTCAACAATGGAGTATCCATGGCTGCAGTCTCAAGTTCATTCCTTTTCACCTACtctccattttccttccttcCTTCATCCTTTAGATGATTCCAAGAGCCATAACATCAATCTTCATCATATGAGTCTTAGTCACAGCAATAATACTAACAGTAACAATAACAattatcaagaagaagatcgaggAGCGGtggttttggagaagaaactgaaTCACAACGCAAGCGAACGAGACCGCCGTAGAAAACTTAACGCCTTGTACTCTTCACTTCGTGCTCTCTTGCCTCTTTCTGATCAAAAG AGGAAGCTGAGCATTCCTATGACGGTAGCGAGAGTAGTGAAATACATACCAGAGCAGAAGCAAGAACTTCAACGTTTGTCTCGGAGAAAAGAAGAGCTCTTGAAGAGGATCTCGAGAAAAACTCACCAAGAGCAGCTGAGAAACAAAGCAATGATGGACTCAatagattcttcttcctctcaacgGATCGCAGCAAATTGGCTCACTGACACAGAGATTGCTGTCCAGATTGCTACGTCGAAATGGACATCTGTTTCAGACATGTTGCTTAGGTTAGAAGAAAACGGGCTTAATGTCATAAGCGTCTCTTCTTCCGTTTCTTCCACCGCAAGGATCTTCTACACTCTACATCTTCAGGTACTTGTCTAA